One Sphingomonas sabuli genomic region harbors:
- the ccmE gene encoding cytochrome c maturation protein CcmE — translation MIAKPKHQRLALVVAAIVAVTAAVLLAMVGLQNRAAYFYTPAEIAAGRAEAGTPIRLGGMVEQGSVKKLPDGVTTQFRLHDADGSVPVSFRGILPDLFREGSGAVAEGQMRADGTFVADEILAKHDERYMPPELGNQAAEHKAATTVEQ, via the coding sequence ATGATCGCCAAGCCCAAGCACCAGCGCCTGGCGCTCGTCGTGGCCGCGATCGTCGCGGTCACCGCCGCCGTGCTGCTGGCGATGGTCGGCCTGCAGAACCGCGCCGCTTATTTCTACACGCCGGCCGAGATAGCCGCGGGCAGGGCGGAAGCCGGCACGCCGATCCGGCTTGGCGGGATGGTCGAGCAGGGATCGGTCAAGAAGCTGCCCGACGGCGTGACCACGCAGTTTCGACTGCACGACGCCGACGGTTCGGTACCAGTCAGCTTCCGCGGCATCCTGCCCGACCTGTTTCGCGAAGGCAGCGGTGCCGTCGCCGAGGGACAGATGCGCGCCGACGGGACATTTGTCGCCGATGAGATCCTGGCCAAGCACGACGAGCGCTACATGCCGCCGGAGCTTGGCAATCAGGCGGCCGAGCACAAGGCCGCGACGACGGTCGAGCAATGA
- the ccmC gene encoding heme ABC transporter permease CcmC: MHALANPARFLRIARPATGWLLAIGLLLALAGVIGGLTLTPPDYLQGETVRIMYVHVPAAWLGMAGWAGIAGAAISQLVWRHPLAAVAGRAIAPAGATFTAICLLTGSIWGRPTWGTWWEWDGRLTSMLVLFFLYLGYIALASAEAERGAGGEGRVTAIFGLVGAINLPIIHFSVLWWRTLHQGQSIGVSGSSIDGSILWPLPLAALGFACLFAASVLMLMRAQIARARVEARLRRGFGQ; the protein is encoded by the coding sequence ATGCACGCGCTCGCCAATCCGGCGCGTTTCCTGCGCATTGCCCGTCCCGCCACCGGCTGGTTGTTGGCGATCGGCCTGTTGCTGGCGCTTGCGGGGGTGATCGGCGGATTGACGCTGACGCCGCCCGATTATCTGCAGGGCGAGACGGTCCGCATCATGTACGTCCATGTCCCCGCCGCGTGGCTGGGCATGGCAGGCTGGGCGGGCATCGCGGGCGCCGCGATCAGCCAATTGGTCTGGCGCCATCCGCTGGCCGCCGTTGCCGGTCGCGCAATCGCGCCAGCCGGGGCAACCTTCACCGCCATCTGCCTGCTGACCGGTTCGATCTGGGGCCGGCCGACATGGGGCACGTGGTGGGAATGGGACGGGCGCTTGACGTCCATGCTGGTGCTGTTCTTTCTCTACCTCGGCTATATCGCCTTGGCTTCGGCGGAAGCGGAGCGCGGCGCCGGCGGGGAAGGGCGAGTGACCGCGATCTTTGGGCTGGTCGGCGCGATCAACCTGCCAATCATCCACTTTTCGGTGCTGTGGTGGCGCACTTTGCACCAGGGCCAGAGCATCGGCGTGTCCGGATCGAGCATCGACGGTTCGATCTTGTGGCCGCTGCCGCTTGCAGCGCTCGGGTTCGCCTGCCTGTTCGCGGCGTCGGTGCTGATGCTGATGCGCGCGCAGATTGCCCGAGCCCGGGTCGAGGCGCGCTTGCGTCGGGGTTTCGGGCAATGA
- the ccmD gene encoding heme exporter protein CcmD — protein MNHWSFVIAAYAVALVGTAVLLIASWRAMRAAEAKAAALRERA, from the coding sequence ATGAACCACTGGTCGTTCGTGATTGCGGCCTATGCCGTCGCGCTGGTCGGAACCGCCGTGCTGCTGATCGCGTCCTGGCGAGCGATGCGCGCCGCCGAAGCGAAGGCCGCCGCGCTTCGCGAGCGCGCATGA
- a CDS encoding Glu/Leu/Phe/Val family dehydrogenase: MNTPWGYPDFDAHEVVHFVSEPESGLCAIIAIHSTHLGPAAGGARFWHYDNPSDALTDALRLSRGMSYKNAMAGLALGGGKSVILAPADRQKGPELLAAFGKAVEGLGGRYVTAEDVGMSVTDMVDVRRQTQYVAGLPTEGSDVGGDPGPHTSLGVFLGLKAAVKRALGKDSVDGLHIAMQGAGSVAGGVAMHAAAEGARLSIADIDAAKAKALADKVDGEVVATDDVLFLDADVVSPNALGAILTEESIARLKTPIVAGGANNQLATPEDGQRLAKRGILYAPDYVINAGGIINVCTEYLADGDASLVRERIEGIPTRLEQIWTESAASARDPAAVADAMAQRLIGRG, from the coding sequence ATGAATACGCCTTGGGGTTACCCCGATTTCGACGCGCATGAAGTGGTCCATTTCGTCAGTGAGCCGGAGTCCGGCCTGTGTGCGATTATCGCCATCCATTCGACCCATCTCGGCCCGGCCGCGGGCGGTGCGCGTTTCTGGCACTATGACAATCCGTCCGACGCCCTGACCGACGCCCTGCGCCTGTCGCGCGGGATGAGCTACAAGAACGCCATGGCCGGCCTCGCCCTTGGCGGCGGCAAGTCCGTCATCCTGGCGCCCGCCGACCGCCAGAAGGGCCCTGAGTTGCTTGCCGCGTTCGGCAAGGCGGTCGAGGGCCTGGGAGGCCGTTATGTCACCGCCGAAGACGTCGGCATGAGCGTTACCGACATGGTCGACGTCCGCCGCCAGACGCAATACGTCGCCGGGCTTCCGACCGAAGGCAGCGACGTCGGCGGCGATCCCGGTCCGCACACCTCGCTGGGCGTGTTCCTGGGCTTGAAGGCGGCGGTAAAGCGCGCGCTCGGCAAGGACAGCGTCGACGGCCTGCACATTGCCATGCAAGGCGCCGGCAGCGTTGCCGGGGGCGTTGCCATGCACGCAGCGGCCGAAGGTGCGCGGCTGTCGATCGCGGATATCGATGCGGCCAAGGCCAAGGCGCTGGCCGACAAGGTCGACGGCGAAGTGGTCGCGACCGACGACGTGCTGTTCCTCGACGCGGACGTCGTCAGCCCCAATGCACTCGGCGCGATCCTGACCGAAGAGTCCATCGCCCGGTTGAAGACGCCGATCGTCGCCGGCGGCGCCAACAATCAGCTGGCAACGCCGGAGGACGGCCAGCGGCTTGCCAAGCGGGGCATCCTGTACGCGCCCGATTACGTCATCAACGCCGGCGGCATCATCAACGTATGCACCGAATATCTTGCCGACGGTGACGCCAGCTTGGTGCGCGAGCGTATCGAAGGCATCCCGACCCGGCTCGAGCAGATCTGGACGGAAAGCGCCGCCAGCGCCCGCGACCCGGCAGCGGTTGCCGATGCCATGGCCCAGCGCCTGATCGGCAGGGGTTAG
- a CDS encoding redoxin family protein, with translation MKRRTILRALPVAMVGLLVAALVWRLVNPPNDTVQSQLIDRPVPAFAASAGLPGKPALASTDLADGRPKLLNFFASWCVPCIGEAPLLDELARQGVPIVGIAVRDRPEDVRAFLDANGDPFERIAADPQRRLQLAFGSSGVPETFLVDGRGVVRMQHIGPIQPDDVPRLIAAVKAAR, from the coding sequence ATGAAGCGGCGGACGATTCTTCGCGCGCTGCCCGTCGCCATGGTAGGGCTGCTGGTCGCGGCCCTGGTCTGGCGCCTGGTCAATCCGCCTAACGACACGGTGCAGTCGCAACTGATCGACCGCCCGGTGCCTGCGTTCGCGGCATCGGCCGGCTTGCCCGGCAAGCCGGCGCTTGCGTCGACCGATCTTGCTGACGGCCGGCCCAAGCTGCTCAATTTCTTCGCCAGCTGGTGCGTGCCCTGCATTGGCGAGGCTCCGCTGCTCGACGAACTGGCGCGGCAGGGCGTACCGATCGTGGGCATCGCGGTGCGTGACCGGCCCGAAGACGTGCGCGCCTTCCTCGACGCCAACGGCGATCCGTTCGAGCGCATCGCCGCCGACCCGCAACGGCGATTGCAACTGGCCTTTGGATCGTCGGGTGTGCCCGAAACTTTCCTGGTCGACGGCCGCGGGGTGGTGCGGATGCAGCATATCGGCCCGATCCAGCCCGACGACGTGCCGCGGCTGATCGCTGCCGTGAAGGCCGCGCGATGA
- a CDS encoding HIT family protein, which translates to MANATMEKFGYPDTLIAELEHWAVLLRPAQVTLGSLILAAKSDVIAYGDLPAEAFAEQGEAVRRIEAALRSFCQYERINYLMLMMVDPNVHFHVIPRYEAARQWKTLTFADTGWPGPPSLKDAIALDGEQIAMLRDEIRNLYCGRA; encoded by the coding sequence ATGGCCAACGCGACAATGGAGAAATTCGGCTATCCCGACACGCTGATCGCGGAGTTGGAGCATTGGGCCGTGCTGCTTCGACCGGCGCAGGTGACACTGGGCTCCCTCATCCTCGCCGCAAAGTCGGATGTCATAGCTTATGGGGATCTGCCGGCCGAAGCCTTCGCGGAACAGGGCGAGGCGGTGCGCAGGATCGAAGCTGCACTGCGCTCTTTCTGCCAGTACGAGCGTATCAATTACCTGATGCTAATGATGGTCGATCCCAACGTCCATTTCCATGTCATCCCGCGCTACGAAGCGGCACGGCAGTGGAAGACTTTGACATTCGCCGACACGGGCTGGCCCGGCCCACCGTCGCTCAAGGACGCGATCGCCCTCGACGGTGAACAGATCGCCATGCTGCGGGACGAAATCCGCAACCTGTACTGCGGCAGGGCGTGA
- a CDS encoding heme lyase CcmF/NrfE family subunit gives MIAEAGLAALWLAAALAVLQVILAFGPAAARSEGTGPIRAVAITGGALCLFAMAMLMIAFLRTDLSLLLVAQNSHSAKPWLYKLAGSWGNHEGSMLLWVTVLGLAGASLSAFSRQLDDRTFAASLGAQGALALGFFAFLLFASNPFARLDPPALEGRGLNPLLQDPGLVFHPPTLYLGYVGLSVAFSLAVGALLTGRVDAVLAKAMRPWVLAAWILLTLGITAGSYWAYYELGWGGWWFWDPVENASLMPWLAATALLHSVNVLAARDSLRAWTVMLAMIAFSMSMVGTFLVRSGVLTSVHSFAVDPQRGTFLLALLAVYVGAAFALFALRSGKLDEGPRFELASREAALVGNNLLVSVILGIVFVGTLYPLFVEAVTGSKLSVGAPYFNAVAGPIALILALLIAVGPLLNWRRDNAGRLRRLVIPALVGVTGAAIALFAIPGPGVLAKLALGVAAMLGIASLLPLLGRRLRRTPLSTWGMVVAHFGVAVAIVGMAGSALLTKEVLIAARPGEQVEVGPWLLEFRSVTPVAGPNWTALEAELRASRGSGVSLLKPQARFYSSPPTETTEAAIETVMSGQLYAVLGKPADDGRWQLRLWWKPLVTLIWFGGALIALGGALALVGRAWRGWRRRRSA, from the coding sequence ATGATCGCCGAGGCTGGCCTGGCGGCGCTGTGGCTGGCGGCGGCACTTGCCGTGCTCCAGGTGATCCTCGCCTTCGGGCCGGCAGCGGCGCGGTCGGAGGGGACGGGCCCGATACGCGCGGTGGCGATCACCGGCGGCGCGCTGTGCCTGTTTGCCATGGCGATGCTGATGATCGCCTTCCTGCGCACCGACCTGTCGCTGCTGCTGGTGGCGCAGAACAGTCACAGCGCCAAGCCGTGGCTGTACAAGCTGGCGGGATCGTGGGGTAACCACGAGGGCTCGATGCTGCTGTGGGTGACGGTGCTGGGGCTAGCCGGCGCCTCGCTGTCCGCATTCTCACGCCAGCTCGACGACCGGACCTTTGCCGCCTCGCTGGGCGCGCAGGGGGCGCTCGCGCTCGGCTTCTTCGCTTTCCTGCTGTTCGCGTCCAACCCCTTCGCGCGGCTCGATCCGCCGGCGCTCGAGGGCCGGGGCCTTAACCCCTTGCTACAGGACCCGGGCCTCGTCTTCCACCCACCCACCTTGTACCTCGGCTATGTCGGCCTGTCGGTCGCCTTCAGCCTGGCGGTCGGCGCCTTGCTGACGGGCCGTGTCGACGCCGTGCTGGCCAAGGCCATGCGGCCGTGGGTGCTGGCGGCGTGGATCCTGCTGACGCTGGGTATTACGGCGGGCAGCTACTGGGCTTATTACGAGCTTGGCTGGGGTGGCTGGTGGTTCTGGGACCCGGTCGAGAATGCGTCGCTGATGCCGTGGCTGGCGGCGACCGCGCTGCTGCATTCTGTCAACGTCCTCGCCGCCCGCGATTCCCTGCGCGCGTGGACGGTAATGCTGGCCATGATCGCCTTTTCCATGTCGATGGTGGGCACTTTCCTGGTCCGCTCCGGCGTGCTGACATCGGTGCATTCCTTTGCCGTCGATCCGCAGCGCGGGACGTTCCTGCTGGCCTTGCTCGCCGTCTATGTCGGCGCGGCCTTTGCCCTGTTCGCGCTGCGCTCCGGAAAGCTCGACGAAGGCCCGCGCTTCGAACTCGCCAGCCGGGAAGCGGCACTGGTCGGCAACAACTTGCTGGTCAGCGTGATCCTCGGCATCGTCTTCGTCGGCACGCTTTACCCGCTGTTCGTGGAGGCGGTCACCGGTAGCAAGCTGTCCGTCGGCGCCCCTTATTTTAACGCTGTCGCCGGACCGATCGCGCTGATTCTCGCCTTGCTGATCGCGGTCGGCCCGCTGCTCAACTGGCGGCGCGATAATGCCGGGCGCCTGCGGCGGCTCGTCATCCCCGCGCTCGTCGGGGTGACCGGTGCCGCGATCGCCTTGTTCGCGATCCCCGGGCCGGGCGTGCTGGCCAAGCTGGCGCTGGGTGTGGCGGCAATGCTGGGGATCGCCAGCCTGTTGCCGTTGCTGGGGCGGCGGCTGCGGCGCACGCCGCTGTCGACGTGGGGCATGGTCGTGGCGCATTTCGGCGTCGCAGTGGCGATCGTCGGCATGGCCGGAAGCGCGTTGCTGACAAAAGAAGTGCTGATCGCCGCCCGCCCGGGCGAGCAGGTCGAAGTCGGCCCGTGGCTGCTGGAATTCCGGTCGGTGACGCCGGTTGCCGGTCCGAACTGGACGGCCTTGGAAGCGGAATTGCGGGCATCGCGCGGGAGCGGGGTGTCGCTGCTCAAGCCGCAGGCGCGCTTTTATTCGAGTCCGCCGACCGAGACCACGGAAGCGGCCATCGAGACGGTAATGTCCGGCCAGCTGTACGCCGTGCTCGGCAAGCCAGCCGATGACGGGCGCTGGCAATTGCGGCTGTGGTGGAAGCCGCTGGTGACGCTGATCTGGTTTGGCGGTGCGCTGATCGCGCTCGGCGGCGCGCTTGCGCTGGTCGGTCGCGCCTGGCGCGGCTGGCGCCGGCGGAGGAGCGCATGA